The following is a genomic window from Leptotrichia sp. OH3620_COT-345.
GACATTACAGGGAGATAGAGCAATAGAAGTAAATTCGGAATTATCGTACAACATTCCTGTATTTAAGAAATGGGGATACTTTACACCGTATATAAGTTACGGATACGGAGCAACTCAAAATAATAAAGATAATTCTAGGTACAGAATAGGGTATATGAACGGACTTACAGTAGGAGTAAGATATAACAGTAAATTTTTTGACTTTGATTTCGGATATGCAAAAGCGATGAAACATTCGGAATATTTAAAGCCTGAAAGTCAGGAAATGTATTTCAGCGGAGCTTTTAAAATAATTTTTTAGGAATTCCGAACTTTTTTGTAAAAAAGTTTGAATAAAAAACAGTTCAGCTCAAATTTTACTATAGCTCAAAAGCCCGTTACTGTAAAAAATAAAAAATGCTCACTTTACGTATTTTTTGCCCAGTAAAATTTGAATGTTGAAGAGAAACTTAAAATAAAGGAAATACTTTTAAATAAAAGTATGGTTAAATCGTAATAATAAAATAAAAGTAAAAAGCTCCGATATTCAAAATTTTTTGTAAAATTTTGTAGTCGATAGCGGTAGTGTGAGGAGTTAATAAACACTCACGAAAAGAAAAATAAAAAGGAGATAAAAATGAGAGAAGTCAACAAACGTATGAAAAAAATAATAGCGATAATGTTTTTGTACATAATGTCATTTAACATATTCAGTGACGGAGTAATACTTGACCCTAATTCACCATATAATACTAAAATAGACAGGTCATCTTCGGGAGTACCTGTAATAAATATATCTACTCCAAATAACAGCGGGATAAGTATAAATAATTTTCTGGAATACAATGTAGGGAAAGAAGGTCAGATATTAAATAATGCTGATAATTTGGGAAGGAGTCATTTAGGAGGTATAATAAATGCCAATCCCAATCTGGGACCTCATCAGGCTGCCAATCTTATCATATTACAGGTAAACGGAGCAAACCGTTCTCAAATAGAAGGGTATATAGAAGCTTTAAGCAGGCAGAGAGTAAATGTAATATTGGGAAATGAAAACGGAATATATATAAATGGAGGAGGAACAGTCAATATTAAAAATTTTATTCCTACAACAGGAAAGATAAATCTGAAAGATGGACAGTTTGTAGGAATAGATGTTGAAAAAGGTCAGATAATAGTGGGTCTTAACGGTTTTGATGCAAGCAGAACCGATTTTGTCGATTTAATATCCAAAAGTGTAACACTTCAAGGAAATGTGGTAGGAAATGAAATAAAAGCGGTAACAGGCTCAAATAATGTGGATAAAGACGGAAATATACAAAAGAACGGTAAGGGAACCCCTTCTTCGGTAGCGATAGATGCAAGCAGTCTCGGAGGAATGTATGCAAATACGGTTAAGATAATAAGCACGGATAAGGGAGCGGGAGTAAATTCCGATGCTTTTATAGTATCTGCAAACAGTAAACTTGAAGTTACGGCGGACGGTAAAGTAAAAGTAAAAAAAGTACAGGGAAAAGGAATAGAGATAAAAGGAAGTGAATATGAACAGACGGATCTTTCCTATTCAGAAGGGGATATAAATATATCAGCCGGTACGATAAAGCTTTCAGGAACAGGAACACAGTCGACAGGAAATATAAATCTTACAGGTAATGTGGAAAATACTTCGGCATTGTATGCTAAAGGAACACTTATTACGGGAATGTTGAAAAACAGTTCCGATATACAGACAGGTAAAAACTTGGATATATTCGGGGATTTAAAAAATTCGGGACATATAAGGAGTTTAGACAATGTAAATATATTGGGAAATCTTAATAATAAGGGGAATATAGAAACAAATTCAAATATAAATGTAAAAAATACAGTATCTTCAGGTACTATTTCAGGAAAGAATATAACTACAGGAAAATTAGACAATAACGGTTCATTAAATGTAAATGGAAATTTAACAACGGAAGATATTTTAAATAAAGGAAATATTCTTGTTTCAGGAATAATGAAAAGCGGTAATGTATCAAATGAAGGAAAAGTATTAGTAAACGGAACGATACAGCTTCTTAATACAAAGACGTCGGGAATACTTGCAGCAGGGGACAATATTGCAGTAAAGAATATTGAAAATGGCGGGGAGTTTGCAACGAAGCAAAATATTTTTGTTGAAGGTTCATTCATAAATACCGGAAAAATTGAAGGAAATGATATATCTGTAAAAGGAACATCATTATCAAATAAAGGAAGCATAAAAGGAAAAAATATATTTGCAACAGTGAATGATACCAAAAATGAAGGTGAAATACATATATCGGAAAATATAGCTTTTGTAACGGAAAATTTAACAAATACAAAGGAAATATTGGCGGGAAATGATATTTCGTCAAATAATGTAAATCTGATAAATACAGGAAAGATAGCTTCAAACGGTAAAATAAATTTTAATAATTCTTCAATAAGTAATAAAGGAGAAATACTGTCGAATACGATAGAAATGCAGGATGTTTCAAAATATGAAAATACAGGTCATATAAAAGGTGATACAACAACACTTACGACAGTAAATGATATAAATCTTACGGGAACTTTACACGGAGAAAATAACCTGACAATAAAGGGAAATAATATAGTAAATATTGGAAAAACTACAGGAATCGGGAAAATATCAATAACATCCAATGATTTTACAAATAACAGTGAATTGTCATCAGACAGTGTAACTGTAACTGCATCAGGCAATGTTATAAATAACAGCATGATAAGCGGAGAAAAAGGAACGATAAAAGGTAAGGAGCTGTATAATAATGACCTTATTGCTGTAAACGGCGATCTTGAAATAGAAGTACAGAACAAAATAGTAAATTCAGCAGGGAAAGTAATATATGCAGGGAAGAGTTCAATACTTAAAGGAAAGGAAATACTTAATAACAGGGGAGATATACTCGGAGGAAACATATCTCTTGAAGCTTCAAAAGTGAGGAATGAAGTAGGGACAATACAGGGGACGGGAAATATAGATATAAAGTCATCTTCATTTGAAAATATAGGGGAAGTTACGGACATTAATCGTTATGAACTGTATTATGAAACATGGGACGGAAAAAGACTTTCAGAGGGAGAACTTGTAAATTGGGAAAGATATGACGATCCCGGAGTTATGAAAGGAAAACACAGTCATAATGCTACAGGACCTCAAAGACAGTGGCTTGAAAACTATATATTAAATTCAGAAAGAATAACGGGGTATAAGTCATATCTACTGACATCGGAACCTGATACGGTAAGCGGTGTAATAGGTCTTCAGGGAGACTATACTTTTGCTTCAAATACGGCAAGATTTCCTGTAAAAGCCCTTGAGGGTAAACTTGAAAGCAGGGCGAATACAAATTATGGAAGAGTTACTGCAGGGGGCAATATTACGATAAATTCAAGCGATGTAGTGAACAAGGACGGTTTCATATCGGCAGGAAATACGGCGGATATAAAAGCTGACAGGATAGAAAATACAGTTACTACAGGAAATGGTGTTCAGCTAAAGGACGGAAGAGAAAGAATATATCTACGTTTTAAGAGAGGAAGCAAAGAAGCATCCGCAAATGCAGTATTTGCAAGAGAATTGGTAGCAGGAGGTACAGCATATACATCAGGTCAATCGAGTGTCATTGAAGGAAGAAGTGTAATAGTGGACAGCACAAAAATAATTCCTCAGAGTATACCACAGGCAAACGGAGAAGTAAGAACGACTTCTTCAGGAGGAAGCGGGAAAGCTGTAAATGTAATGGTAAACAGAGGAATAACAGGTACAAACGGGAAAATACATATAGTAGGTAATACAGCAACGATAGCGGATATAAAAAATACAGGGACAATATCAGTAAATCCTTCATTTTCAAATTCACTGTTTATTAAAAATGTAAATCCGTCATCAATGTATATCATGGAAACAAGGGGAAGATACATTAATCTTAACGGGTATCTCGGAAGCGAATATTTTTTAAATAAAGTAGCATATAAAGAGGATTGGAGCAGGGTAAAGCGACTTGGAGATGCTTATTATGAAAACCAGATTATATCCAAAGCGTTAAATGAAAAACTGGGAACAGGTTTCATAAACGGAAAGTCCGGACAGGAACTTGTAAAGAACATGATGGACGGAGCGGAAACGGAAGCAAAAGCTCAGGGATTGAAAGTAGGAGAAGCACTGACAGCAGAACAGGTAAAAAATCTGAAAAAAGATATAATATGGTATGTATATACTGAAGTAAACGGTCAGAAAGTACTCACTCCTCAAGTATATTTGAGTAGAACAACTCTTGCAGGGCTGGAAGAAGACAGCAGAAGCAGAATAGGAGGAAGTGAATATACAAGTCTCAAAACAGAAGATTTAGTCAACAAAGGAATGAAAATAGGAAATAAAGGAACAACGATAGTTGACGTAAAGACGTTAAAAAATGAAACATTGACAAATCAACTGTCGGAAATATCAGGAGATACAACGATTGTAAAATCTGAAGGAGACATAAGGAATATAGGCGGAAAAATATCCGGAAAAGATTTTGTCGGTTTAACATCT
Proteins encoded in this region:
- a CDS encoding hemagglutinin repeat-containing protein produces the protein MREVNKRMKKIIAIMFLYIMSFNIFSDGVILDPNSPYNTKIDRSSSGVPVINISTPNNSGISINNFLEYNVGKEGQILNNADNLGRSHLGGIINANPNLGPHQAANLIILQVNGANRSQIEGYIEALSRQRVNVILGNENGIYINGGGTVNIKNFIPTTGKINLKDGQFVGIDVEKGQIIVGLNGFDASRTDFVDLISKSVTLQGNVVGNEIKAVTGSNNVDKDGNIQKNGKGTPSSVAIDASSLGGMYANTVKIISTDKGAGVNSDAFIVSANSKLEVTADGKVKVKKVQGKGIEIKGSEYEQTDLSYSEGDINISAGTIKLSGTGTQSTGNINLTGNVENTSALYAKGTLITGMLKNSSDIQTGKNLDIFGDLKNSGHIRSLDNVNILGNLNNKGNIETNSNINVKNTVSSGTISGKNITTGKLDNNGSLNVNGNLTTEDILNKGNILVSGIMKSGNVSNEGKVLVNGTIQLLNTKTSGILAAGDNIAVKNIENGGEFATKQNIFVEGSFINTGKIEGNDISVKGTSLSNKGSIKGKNIFATVNDTKNEGEIHISENIAFVTENLTNTKEILAGNDISSNNVNLINTGKIASNGKINFNNSSISNKGEILSNTIEMQDVSKYENTGHIKGDTTTLTTVNDINLTGTLHGENNLTIKGNNIVNIGKTTGIGKISITSNDFTNNSELSSDSVTVTASGNVINNSMISGEKGTIKGKELYNNDLIAVNGDLEIEVQNKIVNSAGKVIYAGKSSILKGKEILNNRGDILGGNISLEASKVRNEVGTIQGTGNIDIKSSSFENIGEVTDINRYELYYETWDGKRLSEGELVNWERYDDPGVMKGKHSHNATGPQRQWLENYILNSERITGYKSYLLTSEPDTVSGVIGLQGDYTFASNTARFPVKALEGKLESRANTNYGRVTAGGNITINSSDVVNKDGFISAGNTADIKADRIENTVTTGNGVQLKDGRERIYLRFKRGSKEASANAVFARELVAGGTAYTSGQSSVIEGRSVIVDSTKIIPQSIPQANGEVRTTSSGGSGKAVNVMVNRGITGTNGKIHIVGNTATIADIKNTGTISVNPSFSNSLFIKNVNPSSMYIMETRGRYINLNGYLGSEYFLNKVAYKEDWSRVKRLGDAYYENQIISKALNEKLGTGFINGKSGQELVKNMMDGAETEAKAQGLKVGEALTAEQVKNLKKDIIWYVYTEVNGQKVLTPQVYLSRTTLAGLEEDSRSRIGGSEYTSLKTEDLVNKGMKIGNKGTTIVDVKTLKNETLTNQLSEISGDTTIVKSEGDIRNIGGKISGKDFVGLTSAKGDIVNETTKVTTVRNTGAYDRTKYEEVGSIGEIDGKKIYLSGKDYNSTGAILNTENLVLNLSGDINASSLELEGNDKLGTNSKNYSTFSSKENAGSAIVTKKVSGTVNNINLTGSAFIAEDGKGLSVKNVNVESAVNKYDEYRTASSSNTFTKKNSTMKSHTEENAASTFAIEKNAHISGTVKAIGSNVLLGQDSYVGGKVTTDSRELHNSYYQEDKKSGFSGSIGKGSITAGYGKNRNTYDEKSVINAKSNLQIGDGSVLNKGAEITATNFSHGQISINNGDVVYGARKDTRDVTTTSKSSRIGVSASVKSPALDRVRQAKDTANQIKSGDNIGGAVNIGNIVTGVISGLAGNQGNRQGRYDSRGSVGKEGVKSALANNNFYANIGINAGINTSKNETNSHTEHAVVTTITGLDGNSSITYNNVKNITYKGTHAEDTTMIYNNVENINKEAVELNNRYSSSGKSTGINAGATVGYGHKLQTTGNGGSISFNKSNMNTTETIHHNGSFLNVNEVHNNTKNMKLKGFNQEGGTVTGNIKNLELVSVQ